One genomic region from Ornithinimicrobium flavum encodes:
- a CDS encoding AtpZ/AtpI family protein, translating into MSRPGGPDEPWQPRRVPSPDGSFEPEVTGMSRQTDLANAVIAYLLAGPAGFGLLGWVLDALIGTQFLLPVGVVLGMVLSMYVIWVRYGRP; encoded by the coding sequence GTGAGCCGGCCGGGAGGTCCTGACGAGCCGTGGCAGCCGCGGCGCGTGCCGTCCCCGGACGGCTCCTTCGAGCCCGAGGTCACCGGCATGAGCCGGCAGACCGACCTGGCCAACGCCGTCATCGCCTACCTGCTCGCCGGACCGGCCGGATTCGGCCTGCTGGGCTGGGTGCTGGACGCCCTCATCGGCACCCAGTTCCTGCTCCCGGTGGGCGTGGTGCTGGGGATGGTGCTGTCCATGTACGTGATCTGGGTCAGGTACGGTAGGCCATGA
- the atpB gene encoding F0F1 ATP synthase subunit A — MSATMTAAGLVLPMAEDESHFPPTPGDFWQPMFAIPGTDYFVTRPMVLMAIATGLLMLWLWASTRRAAIIPSKGQWVTEQVYNFARNGISRDMIGSKDFLPFVPFLFSLFVFILLNNLFGIIPPFQNPTMARVGFPIGLTLLVYVVYHWVGLRKKGGVGAYLGSMLPGGLPGWIKPFILLLELITFFITRPLTLALRLFGNMFAGHMLLVVFIVGGWYLFKTFDPGLMAVAVPAWILGFALTIFEALIQFLQAYVFTLLAASYIGGALADEH, encoded by the coding sequence GTGAGTGCGACCATGACGGCCGCTGGGCTGGTCCTGCCCATGGCGGAGGACGAGAGCCACTTCCCGCCCACACCGGGCGACTTCTGGCAGCCGATGTTCGCGATCCCCGGGACCGACTACTTCGTCACCCGGCCGATGGTCCTCATGGCGATCGCCACCGGCCTGCTCATGCTGTGGCTGTGGGCCTCCACCCGCCGGGCCGCGATCATCCCCTCCAAGGGCCAGTGGGTCACCGAGCAGGTCTACAACTTCGCGCGCAACGGCATCTCCCGGGACATGATCGGCAGCAAGGACTTCCTGCCCTTCGTCCCGTTCCTGTTCAGCCTGTTCGTCTTCATCCTGCTCAACAACCTCTTCGGCATCATCCCGCCGTTCCAGAACCCCACGATGGCGCGGGTCGGCTTCCCGATCGGGCTCACCCTGCTCGTCTACGTTGTGTACCACTGGGTCGGCCTGCGCAAGAAGGGCGGGGTGGGCGCCTACCTCGGCTCCATGCTCCCCGGCGGGCTGCCGGGCTGGATCAAGCCCTTCATCCTGCTCCTGGAGCTCATCACCTTCTTCATCACCCGGCCGCTCACCCTGGCGCTGCGACTGTTCGGCAACATGTTCGCCGGGCACATGCTCCTGGTGGTCTTCATCGTCGGCGGCTGGTACCTCTTCAAGACCTTCGACCCCGGCCTCATGGCCGTGGCCGTCCCGGCCTGGATCCTCGGCTTCGCGCTGACCATCTTCGAGGCGCTGATCCAGTTCCTGCAGGCCTACGTCTTCACCCTCCTGGCCGCCTCCTACATCGGCGGCGCGCTCGCGGACGAGCACTGA
- a CDS encoding ATP synthase F0 subunit C has product MTGDITLLGYGLSTIGPAIAVGLIFAAYINGVARQPEAQGKLQPIAILGFALAEALAIFGLVLFFIAFFTG; this is encoded by the coding sequence GTGACTGGTGACATCACTCTGCTCGGCTACGGCCTGTCCACCATCGGCCCGGCCATCGCCGTGGGTCTGATCTTCGCCGCCTACATCAACGGTGTCGCGCGCCAGCCCGAGGCGCAGGGCAAGCTCCAGCCGATCGCCATCCTCGGCTTCGCGCTGGCGGAGGCCCTGGCCATCTTCGGCCTGGTCCTCTTCTTCATCGCCTTCTTCACCGGCTGA
- a CDS encoding F0F1 ATP synthase subunit B has product MGAGEDAVPILPYLPEFIFGLIAFGILYFFVAKKIVPTLERVYAERTDAIEGGMQAAEKAQAEAAAAKKQYEDQLSEARAEAARIREHAKEQGAQIIAEMREQANVEATRITETAHKQVEAERQQAMVQLRGEVGQISTDLASKIVGESLHDETRQRGIVDRFLAELEAGTIQPAKLGAGHGTEQGR; this is encoded by the coding sequence ATGGGCGCCGGCGAGGACGCCGTCCCGATCCTGCCCTACCTGCCGGAGTTCATCTTCGGTCTCATCGCCTTCGGCATCCTGTACTTCTTCGTCGCCAAGAAGATCGTCCCGACGCTCGAGCGTGTCTACGCCGAGCGCACGGACGCCATCGAGGGTGGCATGCAGGCGGCGGAGAAAGCCCAGGCGGAGGCCGCCGCAGCCAAGAAGCAGTACGAGGACCAGCTCAGCGAGGCCCGCGCCGAGGCTGCCCGCATCCGCGAGCACGCCAAGGAGCAGGGCGCCCAGATCATCGCCGAGATGCGTGAGCAGGCCAACGTCGAGGCCACCCGGATCACCGAGACCGCCCACAAGCAGGTCGAGGCCGAGCGGCAGCAGGCCATGGTCCAGCTGCGCGGCGAGGTCGGCCAGATCTCGACCGACCTGGCCAGCAAGATCGTCGGAGAGTCCCTGCACGACGAGACCCGCCAGCGCGGGATCGTCGACCGCTTCCTCGCCGAGCTCGAGGCCGGCACCATCCAGCCCGCGAAGCTGGGCGCCGGTCACGGGACCGAGCAGGGGCGTTGA
- a CDS encoding F0F1 ATP synthase subunit delta, which produces MDSAFRRSYAAVEEALRNALGSDAGVDAGRTAEELWAVTRAIEGSPVLRRSLADPSREGADKAALAEQLFRGKVGDGALFLTRAVAAQRWGGEGDLVSALERIGVEAMLAQAERHGRLGQVEDELFRFGRIVTAIPELQAALGDRRADAAARSALVDRLLSVKTAPETVSLARQAVSGVRGRRFDKGLRAYLDQAAQRQDQVTATVTSAVPLSDEQHSRLATALSQQYGRQVHTNVVIDENVVGGIRVEIGDEVIDGTVSQKLSDARRTMTS; this is translated from the coding sequence ATGGACAGCGCCTTCCGTCGTTCCTACGCCGCGGTCGAGGAGGCCCTGCGCAACGCCCTGGGCTCCGACGCCGGGGTGGACGCCGGCCGCACCGCCGAGGAGCTGTGGGCCGTGACCCGGGCGATCGAGGGCAGCCCCGTGCTGCGCCGCAGCCTGGCCGACCCCTCGCGCGAGGGTGCCGACAAGGCCGCCCTCGCCGAGCAGCTCTTCCGCGGCAAGGTCGGTGACGGTGCGCTCTTCCTCACCCGGGCCGTCGCGGCCCAGCGCTGGGGCGGCGAGGGTGACCTCGTGAGCGCCCTGGAGCGGATCGGGGTCGAGGCCATGCTGGCCCAGGCCGAGCGCCACGGTCGGCTGGGACAGGTCGAGGATGAGCTGTTCCGCTTCGGCCGGATCGTCACGGCCATACCTGAGCTGCAGGCGGCCCTGGGCGACCGCCGGGCCGACGCGGCCGCCAGGTCGGCGCTCGTCGACCGGCTGCTGTCGGTCAAGACGGCCCCGGAGACCGTGAGCCTGGCCCGTCAGGCGGTCAGCGGCGTGCGTGGCCGGCGGTTCGACAAGGGCCTGCGTGCCTACCTCGACCAGGCGGCGCAGCGTCAGGACCAGGTCACCGCCACGGTGACCAGCGCCGTCCCGCTGTCCGACGAGCAGCACAGCCGCCTCGCCACCGCCCTCAGCCAGCAGTACGGACGCCAGGTCCACACGAACGTGGTCATCGACGAGAACGTCGTCGGTGGCATCCGCGTGGAGATCGGCGACGAGGTCATCGACGGCACCGTCAGCCAGAAGCTGTCCGACGCACGCCGCACGATGACCAGCTGA
- the atpA gene encoding F0F1 ATP synthase subunit alpha, protein MTELSIRPEEIRDALDQFVQSYEPSAASREEVGRVVDASDGIAHVEGLPSVMTNELLQFEDGTLGLALNLDVHEVGVIVLGDFSGLESGQAVRRTGEVLSVPVGDGYLGRVVDPLGQPIDGLGEIATDGRRALELQAPGVMMRKSVHEPLQTGIKAIDAMIPIGRGQRQLIIGDRQTGKTAVAIDTILNQKSNWESGDPEKQVRCIYVAIGQKGSTIAGVRGTLEEAGALEYTTIVAAPASDAAGFKYLAPYTGSAIGQHWMYQGKHVLIVFDDLSKQAEAYRAVSLLLRRPPGREAYPGDVFYLHSRLLERCAKLSDELGGGSMTGLPIIETKAGDVSAYIPTNVISITDGQIYLQSDLFNSNVRPAIDVGVSVSRVGGAAQIKAMKAVSGRLKVDLAQFREMEAFAMFASDLDAASKAQLERGARMVEILKQPQSSPVPVEEQVGIIWAGTNGHIDDVPVSDVRRFESEWVDHLRREHGDLLAGIRESGKLGDDTESVLGEAMAAFKQEFRPDSSAEVHVGSAEDEDNIDAMADEDVDHEQITVNRR, encoded by the coding sequence ATGACGGAGCTTTCGATCCGTCCGGAGGAGATCCGCGACGCCCTGGACCAGTTCGTCCAGTCCTACGAGCCGAGCGCCGCCTCTCGCGAAGAGGTCGGCCGCGTGGTGGATGCCAGCGACGGCATCGCCCACGTCGAGGGCCTGCCCTCGGTGATGACCAACGAGCTGCTGCAGTTCGAGGACGGTACGCTCGGTCTGGCCCTGAACCTGGACGTGCACGAGGTCGGTGTCATCGTCCTGGGCGACTTCTCCGGTCTGGAGTCGGGTCAGGCGGTGCGTCGCACCGGTGAGGTCCTGTCCGTGCCCGTCGGTGATGGCTACCTCGGGCGGGTCGTCGACCCGCTCGGCCAGCCGATCGACGGCCTGGGGGAGATCGCGACCGACGGTCGTCGCGCCCTGGAGCTGCAGGCACCCGGCGTCATGATGCGCAAGTCCGTGCACGAGCCCCTGCAGACCGGGATCAAGGCGATCGACGCCATGATCCCGATCGGTCGCGGGCAGCGGCAGCTCATCATCGGCGACCGGCAGACCGGCAAGACGGCCGTCGCGATCGACACGATCCTCAACCAGAAGTCCAACTGGGAGTCCGGCGACCCGGAGAAGCAGGTCCGCTGCATCTACGTCGCGATCGGTCAGAAGGGCTCCACGATCGCCGGCGTGCGCGGCACCCTGGAGGAGGCCGGCGCGCTGGAGTACACCACGATCGTCGCCGCCCCGGCCTCGGACGCCGCCGGCTTCAAGTACCTCGCGCCGTACACCGGCTCGGCCATCGGCCAGCACTGGATGTACCAGGGCAAGCACGTCCTCATCGTCTTCGACGACCTGTCCAAGCAGGCCGAGGCCTACCGCGCCGTGTCGCTCCTGCTGCGCCGCCCGCCGGGCCGCGAGGCCTACCCCGGTGACGTCTTCTACCTGCACAGCCGGCTCCTGGAGCGTTGCGCCAAGCTGTCCGACGAGCTGGGTGGGGGGTCGATGACCGGCCTGCCGATCATCGAGACCAAGGCCGGTGACGTGTCGGCGTACATCCCGACCAACGTCATCTCCATCACCGACGGCCAGATCTACCTGCAGTCGGACCTGTTCAACTCCAACGTCCGCCCGGCGATCGACGTGGGTGTCTCCGTCTCCAGGGTCGGTGGTGCCGCCCAGATCAAGGCGATGAAGGCGGTCTCCGGACGCCTCAAGGTCGACCTCGCGCAGTTCCGCGAGATGGAGGCCTTCGCGATGTTCGCCTCCGACCTGGACGCCGCCTCCAAGGCCCAGCTCGAGCGCGGTGCCCGCATGGTCGAGATCCTCAAGCAGCCGCAGTCCTCCCCGGTGCCGGTGGAGGAGCAGGTCGGCATCATCTGGGCCGGCACCAACGGCCACATCGACGACGTGCCAGTCTCCGACGTGCGCCGCTTCGAGTCCGAGTGGGTCGACCACCTGCGCCGCGAGCACGGTGACCTGCTGGCCGGCATCCGCGAGAGCGGCAAGCTGGGCGACGACACCGAGTCGGTCCTGGGCGAGGCGATGGCGGCTTTCAAGCAGGAGTTCCGCCCGGACTCCAGCGCGGAGGTGCACGTCGGCTCCGCCGAGGACGAGGACAACATCGACGCGATGGCGGACGAGGACGTCGACCACGAGCAGATCACCGTCAACCGCCGCTGA
- a CDS encoding F0F1 ATP synthase subunit gamma — protein MGAQQREYRQRSRSVQSTQKITRAMELIAASRVVKARQRVAETTPYAAAITRAVSAVATHTEDIDHPLVTARENPRRAAMIVITSDRGLAGAYSASVLKRSEQLRELLQDEGMEVVPYLTGRKAESYYRFRGREFAQSWTGFSDAPTFEVAKEIAETGVREFVKGAENGGVDELHIVYTRFINMVSQEVQVTRLLPLEVVEDEAPRTENAYPLYEFEPSGPEVLDALLPRYITSRVWNALLQAAASELAARQRAMKSATDNAEELIKTYTRLANQARQAEITQEISEIVGGASALADAKK, from the coding sequence ATGGGAGCGCAGCAGCGGGAGTACCGCCAGCGCAGCCGGTCCGTCCAGTCGACGCAGAAGATCACCCGGGCGATGGAGCTCATCGCCGCCTCCCGCGTCGTCAAGGCACGGCAGCGGGTCGCGGAGACCACGCCATACGCCGCTGCCATCACCCGCGCGGTGTCGGCGGTGGCGACGCATACCGAGGACATCGACCACCCGCTGGTCACGGCGCGGGAGAACCCGCGCCGGGCGGCGATGATCGTCATCACCTCCGACCGGGGGCTGGCCGGGGCCTACTCGGCCAGCGTGCTCAAGCGCAGCGAGCAGCTCCGCGAGCTGCTCCAGGACGAGGGGATGGAGGTCGTCCCCTACCTCACGGGCCGCAAGGCAGAGTCCTACTACCGCTTCCGCGGTCGTGAGTTCGCCCAGTCCTGGACCGGCTTCTCCGACGCCCCGACCTTCGAGGTCGCCAAGGAGATCGCCGAGACCGGCGTGCGCGAGTTCGTCAAGGGAGCCGAGAACGGCGGCGTGGACGAGCTCCACATCGTCTACACCCGGTTCATCAACATGGTGAGCCAGGAGGTGCAGGTCACCCGCCTGCTCCCGCTGGAGGTCGTCGAGGACGAGGCGCCGCGCACGGAGAACGCCTACCCGCTCTACGAGTTCGAGCCGAGCGGCCCCGAGGTGCTCGACGCGCTGCTGCCCCGCTACATCACCTCCCGCGTCTGGAACGCCCTGCTGCAGGCGGCCGCCTCCGAGCTGGCCGCCCGCCAGCGGGCGATGAAGTCCGCCACGGACAACGCGGAGGAGCTCATCAAGACGTACACCCGGTTGGCCAACCAGGCCCGCCAGGCCGAGATCACCCAAGAGATCAGCGAAATCGTGGGCGGCGCGAGCGCCCTCGCCGACGCCAAGAAGTGA
- the atpD gene encoding F0F1 ATP synthase subunit beta, whose product MTATTDAPQQEQTQGAVGRLSRIIGPVVDVEFPPGQMPALYNLLKTEVTIGDSTSTINLEVAQDIGDNMVRAISLQPTDGLVRGAPVQDTGGPITVPVGDVTLGHVFNATGDVLDLPEGETLEVTERWGIHRQAPAFDQLESKTQMFETGIKVIDLLTPYVLGGKIGLFGGAGVGKTVLIQEMIARVARDHGGVSVFAGVGERTREGNDLIVEMEEAGVLGQTALVFGQMDEPPGTRLRVALSALTMAEYFRDVQKQDVLLFIDNIFRFTQAGSEVSTLLGRMPSAVGYQPNLADEMGTLQERITSTRGHSITSMQAIYVPADDYTDPAPATTFAHLDATTELSRPIASMGIYPAVDPLASTSRILDPRYITREHYDTAVRVKSILQRYKELQDIIAILGIDELSEEDKILVGRARRIQRFLSQNTYVAKQFTGIEGSTVPLADTIEAFTKVADGDYDHVPEQAFFMCGGLDDVERQAAELEKNS is encoded by the coding sequence ATGACTGCTACCACTGACGCTCCCCAGCAGGAGCAGACCCAGGGCGCCGTGGGCCGTCTCTCCCGGATCATCGGCCCGGTCGTCGACGTCGAGTTCCCCCCGGGACAGATGCCCGCGCTCTACAACCTGCTCAAGACCGAGGTCACCATCGGTGACAGCACGAGCACGATCAACCTCGAGGTCGCCCAGGACATCGGCGACAACATGGTGCGGGCGATCTCGCTGCAGCCGACCGACGGCCTGGTCCGCGGCGCGCCCGTGCAGGACACCGGCGGCCCGATCACCGTGCCGGTCGGTGACGTGACCCTGGGTCACGTCTTCAACGCGACCGGTGACGTGCTGGACCTGCCCGAGGGCGAGACGCTGGAGGTCACCGAGCGCTGGGGGATCCACCGCCAGGCTCCGGCCTTCGACCAGCTGGAGTCCAAGACCCAGATGTTCGAGACCGGCATCAAGGTCATCGACCTGCTCACTCCCTATGTCCTCGGCGGCAAGATCGGCCTCTTCGGCGGCGCCGGCGTGGGCAAGACGGTGCTCATCCAGGAGATGATCGCCCGCGTCGCCCGCGACCACGGTGGTGTGTCGGTGTTCGCCGGTGTCGGCGAGCGCACCCGTGAGGGCAACGACCTCATCGTCGAGATGGAGGAGGCCGGGGTGCTCGGCCAGACCGCCCTGGTGTTCGGCCAGATGGACGAGCCGCCGGGCACCCGCCTGCGGGTCGCGCTGTCGGCGCTGACGATGGCGGAGTACTTCCGCGACGTGCAGAAGCAGGACGTGCTGCTGTTCATCGACAACATCTTCCGCTTCACCCAGGCCGGCTCCGAGGTGTCCACGCTGCTGGGCCGCATGCCCTCGGCCGTGGGCTACCAGCCCAACCTGGCGGACGAGATGGGCACCCTGCAGGAGCGCATCACCTCCACCCGCGGTCACTCGATCACCTCGATGCAGGCCATCTACGTGCCGGCCGACGACTACACCGACCCGGCTCCGGCGACCACCTTCGCCCACTTGGACGCGACGACCGAGCTCTCCCGCCCGATCGCCTCGATGGGTATCTACCCGGCGGTGGACCCGCTCGCCTCGACGAGCCGGATCCTGGACCCGCGCTACATCACCCGCGAGCACTACGACACCGCGGTCCGGGTCAAGTCGATCCTCCAGCGCTACAAGGAGCTGCAGGACATCATCGCGATCCTCGGCATCGACGAGCTCTCCGAGGAGGACAAGATCCTCGTCGGACGCGCCCGCCGGATCCAGCGCTTCCTGTCGCAGAACACCTACGTGGCCAAGCAGTTCACCGGCATCGAGGGTTCGACGGTGCCGCTGGCCGACACCATCGAGGCCTTCACCAAGGTCGCCGACGGTGACTACGACCACGTGCCGGAGCAGGCCTTCTTCATGTGCGGTGGCCTCGACGACGTCGAGCGCCAGGCCGCCGAGCTGGAGAAGAACAGCTGA
- a CDS encoding acetyl-CoA hydrolase/transferase family protein: protein MIDADTAALASALRALPDDPRVVASGNHSVPWELVRLLDENVPRYVLNTLNGPPGIPEREGVTAETSFVGAGQRRHSGLRYVPSRLSMVPILFRRSLPVDAVLLHCSLPRDGVVSLGIEVNVLPAAIEACRERGGLVVAQMNDRMPFTHGDALVPLEHVDLAIEVSSPLPTPPAAAALGADTTAIGERVAAMVPDGATLQMGIGAVPDAVLAALTGHRGLRLWTEMFSDGVLALDAAGALDPDHPLTTSFLFGTQDLYHWLDDNRRVHMLRTERTNDPALIARQRSMTSINTALEVDLFGQANASRVDARIHSGFGGQTDFIVGAMHSAGGQSIMALRSWHPKADVSTIVPMVDEPVTSFQASAIVTEQGVAPLFGHSEKDQARHLIELAAHPRVRDELWEEAHHLGLA from the coding sequence GTGATCGACGCCGACACCGCCGCCCTGGCCTCCGCGCTGCGCGCCCTGCCCGACGATCCGCGGGTGGTGGCCTCGGGCAACCACAGCGTCCCGTGGGAGCTCGTCCGGCTCCTGGACGAGAACGTCCCGCGCTACGTGCTCAACACCCTGAACGGCCCGCCGGGGATCCCCGAGCGGGAGGGCGTCACCGCCGAGACCAGCTTCGTCGGGGCCGGCCAGCGTCGGCACTCCGGGCTGCGCTACGTGCCCTCCCGGTTGTCTATGGTGCCGATCCTCTTCCGGCGCTCCCTCCCGGTGGACGCGGTCCTCCTGCACTGTTCGCTGCCCCGGGACGGCGTGGTCTCGCTGGGCATCGAGGTCAACGTGCTGCCCGCCGCCATCGAGGCCTGCCGGGAGCGGGGCGGCCTGGTCGTGGCGCAGATGAACGACCGCATGCCCTTCACCCACGGGGACGCGCTGGTGCCGCTGGAGCACGTCGACCTGGCGATCGAGGTGAGCAGCCCGCTCCCGACGCCTCCGGCCGCGGCGGCCCTGGGGGCCGACACCACCGCCATCGGCGAGCGCGTGGCCGCGATGGTGCCGGACGGCGCCACCCTGCAGATGGGGATCGGCGCGGTGCCGGACGCGGTGCTCGCGGCGCTGACCGGGCACCGCGGGCTGCGGCTGTGGACCGAGATGTTCTCCGACGGCGTGCTCGCCCTGGACGCCGCGGGGGCGCTCGACCCCGACCACCCGTTGACCACGTCCTTCCTCTTCGGCACCCAGGACCTTTACCACTGGCTCGACGACAACCGCAGGGTCCACATGCTGCGCACCGAGCGGACGAACGACCCAGCGCTCATCGCCCGTCAGCGCTCGATGACCTCGATCAACACCGCCCTGGAGGTCGACCTCTTCGGGCAGGCCAACGCCTCGCGGGTCGACGCCCGCATCCACAGCGGCTTCGGCGGCCAGACGGACTTCATCGTGGGGGCCATGCACTCCGCGGGCGGGCAGTCGATCATGGCCCTGCGCTCCTGGCACCCCAAGGCGGACGTCTCGACCATCGTCCCGATGGTCGACGAGCCGGTCACGTCCTTCCAGGCCTCCGCGATCGTCACCGAGCAGGGGGTCGCGCCGCTGTTCGGGCACAGCGAGAAGGACCAGGCGCGGCACCTCATCGAGCTCGCCGCCCACCCCCGGGTGCGGGACGAGCTGTGGGAGGAGGCCCACCACCTGGGCCTGGCCTGA
- a CDS encoding F0F1 ATP synthase subunit epsilon, giving the protein MSALQVELVAADRKVWSGEAQMVSARSIDGELGILPGHTPLLGVLVSGEVRIHTGGGSTETVVIDSGFLSVDQDKVVVVADSVDAGNLARDAR; this is encoded by the coding sequence GTGAGTGCACTTCAGGTCGAGCTCGTCGCCGCGGACCGTAAGGTCTGGTCCGGCGAGGCCCAGATGGTCAGCGCCCGCAGCATCGACGGCGAGCTCGGCATCCTGCCGGGTCACACCCCGCTGCTGGGGGTGCTCGTGAGCGGCGAGGTGCGCATCCACACCGGCGGGGGTTCCACCGAGACCGTCGTCATCGACAGCGGCTTCCTGTCCGTCGACCAGGACAAGGTCGTCGTGGTGGCCGACAGCGTGGACGCCGGCAACCTCGCCCGGGACGCCCGCTGA
- a CDS encoding DUF2550 family protein, translating into MPEALLLVLMAVLGAAVILVLGLVAFRAAGDRSALAPPMPAAYRDDATGAWRRGTLRFVDDRLALKGSGGLAAGPWMRGNLDLGIARPLAAAEAATLGRSNLIQVPATYGTSTFELALDEQHYTALRAWVEAVPPGWNSQVA; encoded by the coding sequence ATGCCCGAGGCCCTGCTGCTGGTGCTGATGGCGGTGCTGGGCGCTGCCGTCATCCTGGTGCTGGGCCTGGTCGCGTTCCGCGCCGCCGGCGACCGGTCGGCCCTGGCGCCGCCGATGCCGGCCGCCTACCGGGACGACGCCACCGGTGCGTGGCGCCGCGGGACCCTCCGCTTCGTCGACGACCGCCTGGCCCTCAAGGGGTCGGGCGGTCTTGCTGCCGGTCCCTGGATGCGGGGCAACCTCGACCTGGGCATCGCCCGCCCCCTCGCGGCGGCCGAGGCGGCGACCCTGGGTCGCAGCAACCTCATCCAGGTCCCGGCGACCTACGGCACCAGCACCTTCGAGCTGGCGCTGGACGAGCAGCACTACACCGCCCTCCGCGCCTGGGTCGAAGCCGTCCCCCCGGGCTGGAACAGCCAGGTGGCCTGA
- a CDS encoding cob(I)yrinic acid a,c-diamide adenosyltransferase: MVNLTRIYTRTGDDGTTGLGDNGRTSKNDPRLAAYADTDETNSVLGVAIACGNLPLEVQQTLTRVQNDLFDVGADLCMPLRASYEWEPLRVRPEWVDELEEDCDRYNEHLEKLRSFILPGGTPGSAHLHVARTVARRAERAAWAAVEAHGDQPAPEDAPKGQGGVNPLAAKYLNRLSDLLFILARVANLSGDGDVLWQPGGGRAEPTGPAARRRRATEADDA; the protein is encoded by the coding sequence ATGGTCAACCTCACCCGGATCTACACCCGCACCGGCGACGACGGCACCACCGGGCTCGGCGACAACGGCCGCACGAGCAAGAACGACCCGAGGCTGGCCGCATACGCCGACACCGACGAGACCAACTCGGTCCTGGGAGTGGCGATCGCATGCGGCAACCTGCCGCTGGAGGTGCAGCAGACCCTGACCCGGGTGCAGAACGACCTCTTCGACGTGGGCGCCGACCTGTGCATGCCGCTGCGCGCGAGCTACGAGTGGGAGCCGCTGCGCGTCCGGCCGGAGTGGGTCGACGAGCTCGAGGAGGACTGCGACCGCTACAACGAGCACCTCGAGAAGCTGCGCTCGTTCATCCTGCCCGGCGGCACCCCCGGGTCGGCGCACCTGCACGTGGCCCGGACCGTGGCCCGCCGGGCCGAGCGCGCCGCGTGGGCCGCCGTCGAGGCCCACGGCGACCAGCCGGCCCCCGAGGACGCCCCCAAGGGCCAGGGCGGGGTCAACCCGCTCGCGGCGAAGTACCTCAACCGACTCTCCGACCTGCTGTTCATCCTCGCCCGCGTCGCCAACCTGTCCGGCGACGGCGACGTGCTGTGGCAGCCCGGCGGTGGCCGGGCCGAGCCGACGGGACCAGCGGCCCGCCGCCGGCGCGCGACGGAGGCCGACGACGCATGA